A genomic window from Pirellulales bacterium includes:
- a CDS encoding Gfo/Idh/MocA family oxidoreductase, with protein sequence MSERIRLAVIGAGHLGRIHARLAQQAPGFELVGMVDPMPEARRLAKAECHVPVLADYQELIGQIDAAVVATPTQFHHSVSLSLLSHGIHLMVEKPLATTLAEADEILAVAQQHGAMVQVGHIERFNPAWNQANVMPLVRQPKYIEASRCSGYTFRSTDIGVVLDLMIHDLDLALHFANSPVRRVQALGISVLGDHEDVAQARLEFANGCVANLSASRISYKPQRHMQVWSDQGCVTFDFATRTAVTVCPVTELLQREFDLDDIGPASRAHLKDHLFEDLFQLEHYAAAEQNALLEELNDFAASIREHKEPRVTGLQGRNVLAVAEQVLEAIQRHAWDGAAEGRTGPLAMPTAPILRGPHWSLGNSAPVERRREAG encoded by the coding sequence ATGAGCGAACGGATTCGCTTAGCGGTCATTGGCGCCGGCCATTTGGGACGCATCCATGCGCGGTTGGCGCAACAAGCGCCCGGGTTCGAGCTTGTCGGCATGGTTGATCCCATGCCCGAAGCCCGCCGTTTGGCAAAGGCCGAGTGCCACGTGCCCGTTCTGGCCGACTATCAGGAATTGATTGGCCAGATCGATGCCGCGGTGGTGGCGACGCCCACGCAATTTCATCACAGCGTGAGCTTGTCGCTGTTGTCGCATGGGATCCATCTGATGGTGGAAAAGCCGCTAGCCACAACGCTGGCTGAAGCCGACGAAATTCTAGCCGTGGCCCAACAACACGGTGCGATGGTGCAGGTAGGGCATATCGAGCGGTTCAACCCCGCTTGGAATCAGGCCAACGTCATGCCGCTGGTCCGCCAGCCTAAATACATCGAAGCCTCACGCTGCAGCGGGTATACATTTCGCTCGACCGACATCGGCGTGGTGTTGGACCTGATGATTCACGATTTGGATTTGGCGCTGCACTTTGCCAACTCGCCCGTCCGCAGGGTGCAGGCGCTGGGCATCTCGGTGCTGGGCGATCATGAAGATGTGGCCCAGGCCCGGCTGGAATTTGCCAATGGCTGCGTGGCGAACTTAAGCGCCTCGCGGATCAGCTACAAGCCGCAGCGGCACATGCAAGTTTGGTCCGACCAAGGTTGCGTAACGTTCGACTTCGCCACGCGCACCGCCGTCACCGTATGTCCTGTCACCGAGTTATTGCAGCGCGAGTTCGATTTGGACGACATCGGCCCCGCTTCGCGGGCGCATTTGAAAGATCATCTGTTCGAAGATTTGTTCCAACTGGAGCATTATGCGGCCGCAGAACAAAATGCGCTGTTGGAAGAATTGAACGATTTTGCCGCCAGCATTCGCGAGCATAAAGAACCGCGGGTCACGGGCCTGCAGGGACGCAACGTACTGGCTGTTGCGGAGCAAGTCTTGGAAGCCATCCAGCGGCATGCGTGGGACGGCGCCGCGGAAGGCCGCACCGGACCGTTGGCGATGCCCACGGCGCCCATTCTCCGCGGTCCGCACTGGTCGCTGGGAAATTCGGCGCCCGTCGAGCGCCGCCGCGAAGCAGGCTGA